From the Deinococcus sonorensis KR-87 genome, the window CACCAGCACCCCGCCCGGTGCCAACACCACCAACAGCGCCGACAGCTTCCGCGCGAACTTCACCACGCCCCTGACCCTGCCCTGAGCCGAGCAGTCAGACATGCCCCGGAGACAGACCTCCGGGGCATGTCTTTTGTCTGACCATCATTTGCTTACCCGGCCTGACAAACCGCTGGCCTTCCTTCACAATTGGGATCATGGTTCTGTCAAGGTTCATGCCCAAGAATCCGCAATTCAGTGTCCTGTTCACGCAGCAGGCCCGGATTGCGGCCCAGACCGCCCAGGCGCTGTGCACGCTGCTGCAGGACTACACCGAGGTGGAGGCAAAGGTGCAGGCCATCCGCGACCTAGAGCACGAGGCCGACCGGCTGAGCAAGCAGCTGGTGGAGGTGCTGTCGCAGTCATTTATCGTGCCGTTCGATCGCGAGGACATCATTCAGCTGATCGAACACCTGGACGACGTGGTGGACGACATCGAGGAGGCCGCCCGCAAGCTGGTGCTGTACCGGGTGCGGCAGCCGTCGCCGCAGGCCGCCACGCTGGCCGAGATCGTGCGCCAGCAGGCCGAGGTGCTGGCCCAGGGCATGCCGCTGCTGGAGTCGGCGGGCCGATACGGTGAGCTGCGCCAGCTGATGGAGCAGGTGCGGCAGCTGGAAGACCAGGGCGATCAGGTCAGCGACGAGGTGCAGGTGGGCCTGTATGACGGCGTG encodes:
- a CDS encoding DUF47 domain-containing protein, with translation MVLSRFMPKNPQFSVLFTQQARIAAQTAQALCTLLQDYTEVEAKVQAIRDLEHEADRLSKQLVEVLSQSFIVPFDREDIIQLIEHLDDVVDDIEEAARKLVLYRVRQPSPQAATLAEIVRQQAEVLAQGMPLLESAGRYGELRQLMEQVRQLEDQGDQVSDEVQVGLYDGVTDVPGMVAAMRMGEILALLESAIDQAQRVAKTVENVMLKNA